GCGGTTTTGGTGCTTTACCATTTACAATGAGCCATGCAAGGCCTTCTGCAATTGAAGTTTTACCTACACCCGGGTCGCCTACCAACAATGGATTGTTTTTACGACGACGGCAAAGAATTTGTGCTGTACGCTCAATTTCTTTCTCACGACCAATGAGTGGATCAGTTTTACCTTTTTGCGCTTCAACATTTAAATTGAGCGTATAAAGTTCTAATGGTCCGGCATTGCCTGAATTGCTTTCACCCTCAATGTCTTCAACTTCTTCTTCAACCTGAACTTCGTCTTTACGTGTCCCATGAGACAAGTATTGAGTTAAAGTCAATCGATTAATTTGATGACGTTTAAGCAGATAAACAGCAAAAGAATCACGCTCTGAATACATTGCGACCAAAACATCCGCACCTTCAACAGTACGGTCACCACCACTCGATTGAACGTGGAAAATTGCACGTTGCAAAATGCGGTCGAAACTTTCTGTTGGATGTGGAGCTTGCTCGCTATTTTCGCCAAGCTTAGGAGTATGTTGTTCTACATATTCTTCTAATTCTTTACGTAAAGAAACAATATCAGCTCCGCATGCTTTTAATGCATTCACAGCCGAATCGTTATCGAGTAAGGCTAATAGTAAATGTTCAACTGTAAGAAACTCATGTCTCTTTTGACGAGCCATGCTAACAGCCAAACGTAATGATACTTCTAATTGACGACTGAGCATGTGACCCCCTTATGCTTTAGGCTCAATCTGGCAAAGTAATGGATGACCTTGCGATCGAGCGTAATTATTAACAAGGTTTGCCTTGGTTTCCGCGATGTCTCTTGGATATACCCCGGCAGTACCTTTACCTTCATAGTGTACTGTTAGCATTACTTGAGTTGCTTGGTCAAGATTCATTGCAAAGTATTGTTGTAAAATTTCAATTACAAAGTCCATTGGCGTGTAATCGTCATTCAATAATACCACTGCATACAAGGGAGGACGCTTGAGTTCGGGAGGTGCTGTTTGCACAACAACCTCTCCGTCATGATCTTCGTTTTGCGAATCACTTAAGCGTGGATTGAAGTGCCAATCGACATAGCCAGACTGCTGAAAAGAAGCCTTAATATCTTTTAAATTTGTTTGACGCTTATTTGTTCGCATATGATGTTACTATTGTGAATTTGCTTCAGCTTGAGGAATTTCTGCAACAAAAGCAGAAGGTGTTTCGACAGGTTTACCACGCTGCCAACTAAAACGCTTAATAACCGGTGTATCAGAACCGCCTGTTAGACGCACTTCAATAAATTGAGGTGTGAACCCCTTAGGCATCGTCCATCGGCCAGTCAAACGCTCAAAATCAGTGAAGTTAAAGTTCTTATCTTCAAGTGGTACCACTAAAACTTCTGTATCTTTAATCAGTCTTATTTCAACTGAACCTGCAGCACGGCGTTTACTCGGGCTAACTTGTACCAGATCAAGCTGATATTCATAAGCATTTTCCGGTAACGGTTTTATCGCCAAATTCTGAATTGTTAAGCTTAAACCACCACGTTGTCTTAAAATTTCACGGTAGATGTTACTCATACCTTCTTGCTGCGTTTTATCAGCATTGGCTTGATTAAGTGCTTCAAACAAATCATTGGCATTTGTAACAGCAACATCACGCTCTTGTACAGCCGCATTCAAACTTTTGTTAACTGCATCTAATGCTGTTTTTTGTTTTTGCACTACCTCAACCAATTGCTCTGCATCTGCATCGTAACCAACAACAGTTAAACCTTGACGGTGCCCAATTGTATAGCCGAGCGCAAAACAACCACTCATTAAAATAGCGGCACCAATAAATAATGGTTTATTGGTGTTTAAAAATTTTTTCTTTTGCAACGAACTTTCTACAGAAGTCGTCTGTTCCGAGTTTTGCATCGTCATCTCAGTGTTTAAGATCAGAGTCAAGACACACATTTAAATCGAAATTTAAATGTGTGTGAAGCAAAAAAGAGTTTTTTATGGTAATAAACCAATCCCTTGTAAGCCTTCATCTTCACTAAAGCCAAACATAAGGTTCATATTTTGTACAGCCTGACCAGATGCACCTTTTACAAGGTTATCTTGAGCCGCCAAAATAATGAGTTTATTTGGTTGTGGTTTATACAAAGCAATACGTAATTCATTTGCTCCACGCACGCTGCGAGTTTCAGGTGAACTATTTGCAGGCATGACATCTACAAATTTTTCATTTGCATAGAAGTTTTCATACAAAGCTTGTAAGTCTGTTTGTTTACCCGCTTCTGTCAAGTCTACATAAATTGTACTTAACATACCGCGAATCATCGGTACTAGGTGCGGAACAAATAAAAGACCTTCAAAAACATCTTTCTTACCTGCAATATTTTCCAAAGCCTCTACAATCTCTGGATGGTGGCGATGGCCTGCAACACCATAAGCTTTAAAGTTATCCGCATTTTCACTGTAAATCATGCCCAAACTTGCTTTACGACCAGCACCAGAAACACCGGATTTTGCATCAATAATAATATTCTTTGTTTCAATCAATGCTTGTGCCGATTTTAAAAGTGGAGCCAAGCCCAGTTGAACAGTCGTTGGGTAACAACCCGGATTACCAATGACTTGAGCTTGCTTAATTTTTTCACGATTTAACTCGGTTAAACCATAAACAGAATCTTTTAGTACATCTGGGCAAGCATGCTCCATACCATACCACTTTTCAAATTGCTCAAGATTCTGTAAACGAAAGTCAGCAGCTAAATCAATAACTTTGGTGCCTGCTGCAATCAAATCTTTCGCATGTTGCATCGCAACACCATGAGGAGTTGCAAAAAATACGACGTCACACTCTTTTAATGCATCAATGTTTAAATCTGAAAATTGAAGATCTGTATGCCCACGTAAGTTTGGGAACATATCAGCAACTGGTTTGCCCGCTTCTGTACGTGAAGTCAGAACTCGAACCTGCGCTTTTGGATGTCGTAATAAAATACGTAATAGTTCAACGCCTGTATAACCAGTTCCACCAACAATTCCGACAGAAATCACGTGCATTACCTCAAATTTTGAATCTATACTTGCGGTAGTATGACAGGATGTCTAGGCTTACAAAACCATTTCATGCTTGGTAATTTTAATTTTTTTATTTTAAACGATAATTACATAGCACTTGCCGGCCTGTCAGTACCAAACAAATATCAGTAAATAAATACCAAATTTATTTTTGGAGAGCTAGGATGCTTGATCAATCAAAAGAAATAAAAGTGTGCACTTATCTCGGCCTCACCACTTTAATTTTAAGTGTAGCCCTTGTTGGGTGTGGTGGTGGTAGCAGTAGCGGAGGTTCATCTAACACGCCTAAACCATCTGAACCCTCTCCTGAAGTCATGACGGATATTACGCTTAAAACCCCTGTCGAAATGCGCAATGTTCAACTCAAGGTATATGATAATACCGACAATAGTATTTTGATTGATACCCAAGTTGCCAGTTTAACGAGTTACGATATTAAACTTCCAAGCACAAAACTAAATCGTCTTTATCGTGTTGAAGTCACGACCCAAGGCTCATCTCAAGTATTTGATCCAACCAAATCTGAATATCAAAATATTTCTGGTGTTTATCACGCTTTTATTACCCCAAGCTCGATAAGCAATAAAACACAATTGATCAGCCCAAGTTCAGAAGCAATTTATCAACGTGCTGTGATTCGTTCAGGTCAGTTGCCTAATGAGACAATTATCCCAACCAGTATTGAACAATTACATGTTGACTTAGCCTCTCAAGATGTCTACAGATCTCTTCTTAATGCGTTTAAAGATACCAATATTCCAAGTTTAAGTCCGGCAAGTACGCTTACAATTTTAAATTTATTGAAATACTCAACCACAAAGCCAAGTACTTATGTGGATAGTTATCTAAGCTTTGGTTATCTTCAATATTGGTCAAGCATCCATAATACGAATTCACCTTATCAAGATCTTACCCAAAGTCTCGCTACAGATTTAAAAGATGGATATTTAGACGGCAAAAAACTTATTGGGGACAAAACATCTTTTACCCCTATCTTCACCTCAGCCCCTGATAATATTGATCCAGCAAAAAATACACTTTTAGATATCGCAGCTAATCAAAAGGTAACACGTGATTATTTTGCCACCAATCTAAGAGCAGCCACCTTTAAACTAGCAGATTTGCAAGATCAATCCCATCTAGACCCAATAGGTTATGATCTACTGAACAAGAAACAATATTCGGG
The window above is part of the Acinetobacter baumannii genome. Proteins encoded here:
- a CDS encoding DUF6776 family protein, whose amino-acid sequence is MTMQNSEQTTSVESSLQKKKFLNTNKPLFIGAAILMSGCFALGYTIGHRQGLTVVGYDADAEQLVEVVQKQKTALDAVNKSLNAAVQERDVAVTNANDLFEALNQANADKTQQEGMSNIYREILRQRGGLSLTIQNLAIKPLPENAYEYQLDLVQVSPSKRRAAGSVEIRLIKDTEVLVVPLEDKNFNFTDFERLTGRWTMPKGFTPQFIEVRLTGGSDTPVIKRFSWQRGKPVETPSAFVAEIPQAEANSQ
- the clpS gene encoding ATP-dependent Clp protease adapter ClpS, with the translated sequence MRTNKRQTNLKDIKASFQQSGYVDWHFNPRLSDSQNEDHDGEVVVQTAPPELKRPPLYAVVLLNDDYTPMDFVIEILQQYFAMNLDQATQVMLTVHYEGKGTAGVYPRDIAETKANLVNNYARSQGHPLLCQIEPKA
- the argC gene encoding N-acetyl-gamma-glutamyl-phosphate reductase, with protein sequence MHVISVGIVGGTGYTGVELLRILLRHPKAQVRVLTSRTEAGKPVADMFPNLRGHTDLQFSDLNIDALKECDVVFFATPHGVAMQHAKDLIAAGTKVIDLAADFRLQNLEQFEKWYGMEHACPDVLKDSVYGLTELNREKIKQAQVIGNPGCYPTTVQLGLAPLLKSAQALIETKNIIIDAKSGVSGAGRKASLGMIYSENADNFKAYGVAGHRHHPEIVEALENIAGKKDVFEGLLFVPHLVPMIRGMLSTIYVDLTEAGKQTDLQALYENFYANEKFVDVMPANSSPETRSVRGANELRIALYKPQPNKLIILAAQDNLVKGASGQAVQNMNLMFGFSEDEGLQGIGLLP